CTCCGAGCTGGAGTACCTCCTTTCCCTCCTCGATTCGGGTGAGGAGAAAAAACTCAGATTGCCAATAGTGCTTGAAATAAGCTCCCTTCACAGGGGATACTTCAGGGTAAGGGGCCGAACGGAGGTTAAGGTTATCGATAGGATCCTCGACACCTACGACCTTCTGGAGGAGAAGGCGGAGGAGCTCTACCCGAGGTACCTGCTTCCGAAGGTCAGAAGGACCCTTCCAACGACGACAACCTACGCGTTCATAACGGAATAGGAGTAAAGGGGTGATAGGCGTGGGGGATCTAAGGGTTCTCAGGGATTACCTGATGCTGACGGTTCCGCATATCACGGCCCTCGCCGGGGCCATCCTCGGGATTCTCCTCGTACTGGGGGTGGAGGTTAACACGGCCCTTGGAATATTCGCACTTTCCTACGGGTTCATGCTCCTCATCCTCGGACTGGTCGTTGCCCCTCACTTCTCCAGAATGCTCTGGTACAGGGTTATGATGGTCTTCTTCGCCCTTTTGATGCTCCTCGGGGTGGTACTCCTGCTGGATCGGGGGTAGCCTTTATATGGAGAAAGGAAAATCATAATCGGTGGGGAACATGCGGAAGTTTGCCGTAACGTTGATGCTCCTGTTACTGGTCGCAATTCTCCCCGGGTCATCTGCCGAGTTCTTAACCTTCACAACGAAGGAGAAAATATCCGTGCTCAGCGGGGATTACTCGGATGGAAGGGTACCGCTGACGAACGCCGGCGGCTTCAGCTTTAAGGTCGTGAGCTACCAGACGTTCTGGGTGGAAGATGAAACCGGGACCGCTGTTCCGGGCTTTAACCTCACGGTAAGACCAACCGTTTTTACGGACTGGTCCTCCGGTAAGACCTATCTCCTCTCCTACAACCTGTCGTGTGAATCAAACGTTTCCGAAGGGAACTACACGCTCTACCTACGCTTCCTTGCCTATACGACCACGGGTTCACTCTATCTCGTTTACGCGGCCGTACCGCTTCACGTGATTGGAAAGGCACTTGACTTCGGGGTGGCGGACGCCTACGTCATGGAGCGTCCGGGTTCTTCCTACGCTCTCAACGGGGAAACCGTGGTGGTCTTCTCGCACGTGACCAACGTGGGCCATTCGACGGTATCCCTCGAGGCCACGGTGTCCCTATCCGCTGATGGAAAGGTTTACTTCCTCGAAAGGAAGACCCTGAATATGTCCCCGGGCGACAACCTGATCCGTTTCAAGGTGCCCGTGAGCTACGATCTACCCGAGGGCACCTACAGACTGGATTACGTGCTCAAATACGGGGATGAAACCTACAGGTACTCGAAGGAGCTCCCCGTTAAGTTCGGGGTGAAGCTCGTCGGAGTCTCCCTTCAGGCCGACAGGGTAAAACTGGGGGAGGAGAACAAGGTCTATTTAACCCTCCTCTCGGAAAGGGACATTGGCCTGAACCTGACGGTGGAAACCTACAGCTACAACGGGAGCCCGGTCCTCGTCGGGAAAACCACGAAAACCATAGCCCTCAGGAGCGGCACGAACGTACTCGAGGTCAGCCTCCCGACCAACACCTCCGGAAGTCTGAAGTCCCTCATGGAACTGACCTTCGATGGAAGGACCGTTGGAAAAGCTAACGTCTCCTACACCGTCTTCGCACCCCCTGTTATAAAAAACGTTACCAGCGAGAGGGTCTCAGGCAACGGTACCCTCTTCAGGGTGGTCATAAATAACCCGGATCAAAAGACCGAGGGACGGCTTTCTTACAGGATCTCCGTTGATGGAAACATTCTTTACAAAGGCTACCTCAAAGTCACCCTGAAACCCGGGAGGAACGAGGTCTCCGTGATGTTCGAGCTCCCGGTGAATCGGACCGTTGAGTACGAGTTCGAGCTAAGCGCCCTTGGTGAAGTCAGCGTTTTCAGGGGCGAGCTGTACCTGAAGCCACCCATCCCCACGACCTCATCGACGACCGCTTCTCCCCCGGAGACAACCCCCTCCAGCACAACGCCCAGTTCCACAATCGTTACCCCCTCAGAGAGCTCATCGGGATACTGGCCGGCGCTCATTGTGATCCTTGTCCTTCTCGTTGCCGTGGCCCTCTACTACGCAAAAGGTAACGAAGAACCAAAGAAGCGCACCCGGCCGAAGCCCAAAAGAAGGTCACCCCTTGGGAGGTTTAAGAGACCGAAGAAGCCGAAGTTCCTGGAGAAGAAGGAACTTCCAAAGGGATGAAGGCCAAGCTTTATATTCCCCCTTTCGTTATTTCCTCCGGGCGAGGGGGTCGGGGACCTCCGTGAGGAGGAAGTTCCGCCCACCGCACCGGGGCCGCGGTGCCGCAAGGCACCTCCCGAGAGGGAGGGCAACGGCACAGAAACGACACGTCCCGGCAGGGATGGGGATGAAAGCGGCGAAGGGGCCCGCGAGGGTTCCCGAGATAACCCGCAGACGACCTGCCGGGGAGCGGTGAAACGGCCGTCCCGCGGGGTGCAAGGCCGAGGAAGGGGCGATGAGTTCCCGGTGGGAGCCCCGTGGTAGGCCGCTCAGTCGAATGTCCCCTTGATACAGAAGGCGGGCTATGACCCCCTCGCCGGCACATCTCCACCGTGTTGCTCGATCCACTCATCGTAGGCTTCTCTGACTTCCTTCCGCCTGAACTCCGGAACAGCGTGCCTGAAGGGATCGAACCTTTCAAGTTTGCCCTCGTCGGATCCTATGTAAGTAGCTACGAAGCCTGCCTTTGAGTGCAGGGTCGAGGGGACCCTGAGGATCCTCTTAACGTCGACGGTAACCCTGCCGTCGAAGTAGGCCTTTGAAAAGGTGCTTGACAGTGAGAACAGTCCCACCAGTTTTTCTGGCTTTATCCCCTTTGGAAAGGCCGTGAGGAGTCCCTTCCTCACGAAACCCTCGTAAATACTTTCCCTGTTCTCGATTATCCTCCTGATCTGCGTCCCGCTCAGGCCGACGTTAAGGAGGTGGTTTTCGTTTATCCGCCTTATGAAGTATCCGAACCTGAGACGAAACGTTCTGTAGTAACCCGAACTCAGCATTATCCTCCTGCTCTCCACGTCCTCACGGGTTATCCTCTCAGCGGCGCTTACGTACGAAAGCACCTTCTCCCTCGCCTTTCCGTCGAGGGCGAGGGCCCAGTCGTCGAGAACCCTTACGTGGTAACCCCTTCCGGAGTAAACCACATGGACGTTCTCAAAGCCGAAATCTTCCTTCAGGACTATCAGGGTATCCTTCGCCAGCTCCTTAGCGTCCTCGAGGCACAGGGGGCATACCCGACCGTGCTCGTGTATATGGGAGCATCTCCTCAGGGGCAGGTCCTTCGCGTCTATGTCGAAGACGAGCTCCGCTCCCCTCCAGCCGCTCATCTCCGCGGGCTCCTTGTATAGGGCAACTGAGGAGTAAACGGCGTATGGTGCCGTCATCTTCACGTAGTCCTCGAGATCGCGCACGTCCATGAAAACGTTCTTCCTGTCACTCGGCCCCCCGCCGGTGTGGTCAAAACCGAACTCCCTCTCCCTGAGGGTCTCGATTATAAATTCAGGAAGCTTCTTGGCGTCCCATTCCTTTGAATAGTAAAGCTTCCGCTCCCTCTTCGTTACCTCCCTGAAGAGTTCAGCCATCCTCTTCGCCTCCCTTTTCCTTACCTTTCTTCTCGAGGTAAAGGCGCCTTATGTAGTAACTCAGGGGATTTTTGATGTTCCTGCAGTGGGCGTCAGGTTTACAGAGCTGGGGGGCGTTTGCCCGTATTTTGGAGCAGTTGGGTGGAAAGTACCAGGGGGAATTCCCACTGTCCTCGAGTGATGGTTTATCGGTTAGTCCGAACCCAAGGTGGTACCAGATGTTCTTGATCTCCTGGGGTTGGTCCTCGAAGAGTGGGGGCGAGCAGCGGTTTCCGGCCTCTATGATGATGGGGAGTATCTCCTTCTCGATAACGCTCAAGTCCCTGACACAGTCCCTTACCCTGACGTCCCTTCCGGGAGGGTTTGGACAGAGACGTGCGTAGCTGAGGAAGCTCGTCAGGAGAACGGTTATGGCGTAGTTCCTCAGCCCGGAGGGAACGCCTCCGAGGGCGATCTTTACACAGGGAGGAAAGAGTTCAAAGCGCAGTGGCTGGGCCTCCACAGAGCCCATTTTCTCGAGCCTATCCTTGAAGTACTCCCTCGCTATCTCTCCGAGCGCTTCGTAGAGCCTGCGGTAGTAGTCGGGAACCTCTTCCCTCACCTCGTAGAGCAGGTTAACCGCCCTTTCAAGGTTCCTCTCAAAAGATCGCTTCCAGAGTTTCAGGGCCTGATCCCACGTGAGATAGGCGTATCCTCGCCGGATGTACACCTCCTTAAGGCCACCTTCCCACAGTTCCAGGAACCTTCCAAGGTGCATCCTGTACTTCAGCCTCATAGCCTCTCTCTCGGCAGGGGGTATCTCCCGGTGATGGGTTCTCTCGATTATGGCCCTGTCCCGGGGTGGTATCTCTTCCTTCACGGTTTTTTCCAGCCCCATGGATGTTCCACCTATCTCCCCGGCCCTCCTCAGCCTCTCGGAGTAAAGCCTCAGACTGGCCTCCTTCACGAGCTCCATTTCGATGCCGTAAGGGGCGAACGCGAGTGCGCCGAGGAGAGCATAGAACGTCAGCAGATCCTGAACGTCGTCCATTTCAACCAGATCTTCCGGGATTTTGCCGGAACCCACCCACGAAACCCTCTTCAGGGCATCTTTCATTTCAACGTAGGAAGGAATCACCGACAGCAGCCTGCTTATTCCCCCAAATTCCTCTTCCACGAGCCTTCTGGCTTTATCACCAAAGGGGTCGAGCATGGACTCACCACCCCCAACTTCACCCGGGGGCATAAAACGGTTTCCATGGAGGTATTTTTAAATACTCCCGACGTAACGAAAGTGGCTTCCCTGAATCCTTCATCTCCCACACCCCCTTGGACGTTAGATCCCCAAAGGAACTCCAAAAACTTTATATCTTCAACCACATATGTTACACAGGCGTGAAAGAATCTGCAAAGAACGCTCGGGTGGTGTAACGATGGTCACGGTTAAAAGGGTTAAGAGTGGCATTCCGGGTTTTGACGATCTCATCGAGGGAGGTTTCCCTGAGGGAACGACGGTTCTGGTTACGGGTCCAACGGGCAGCGGTAAAACCACGTTTGGGGTTCAGTTTGTATACAGGGGGGTCTCCGAGTACAACGAACCGGGGGTTATAGTCTCCCTCGAAGAACGAGCCCGGGACCTCAGAAGGGAGATGCAGACCTTCGGATGGGACATCGAGAAGTACGAGAAGGAACGGAAACTGGCCATAATCGATGGAGTCAGTACAGTCGTTGGCTTACCATCAGAGGAGCAGTACGTTCTGGAGGGCAACCTCAACGCTGAGGACTTCCTCCGCTATATCTACCGCGTTGTCAAGGCTGTAGACGCTAAAAGGCTTTTCATAGACTCCATACCCTCCATAGCCTTCAGACTTCAGAATGAGGGCGATATAAGGAAGGTTCTTCTTCAGCTGAACACGATACTCCTCGAGATGGGGGTTACGTCGATACTCACAACCGAAGCTCCCGATCCCGAGAGGGGCAGGATAAGCCGCTATGGGGTGGAGGAGTACATCTCGAGGGGTGTTGTCATTCTTGGATTCATGGAGAAAGAGGTCGAACTGAAGCGTTATCTTATGATCAGAAAGATGCGTGAAACCAAACATTCAATGAAGAAGTATCCCTTCGAGATAACCGAGGAGGGCATCGTTGTATACCCGAGCGGCGAAGTCTACTGATCCCATACCATCTACTGATCCCATACCATAAAATACTAACGAAACGGGAAGAAAAGGTTTAGACGAGTTTTTCGTTCATTATCCTCTGGAGTTCCCTGTAGTCGGTTACCACCTTCCTGTTGTCGAGGGTGGTGAAGTAGGCCTTTTTAATCCTGACCTTTTTAACATCGACGTACTTCCTCTCGGGCGGATCGTAAGAACCGGGTTCCACTACCTCCTCTTCAAGGGTGTACGTTTTGAGATCCGGCTCCCCGAGGTACTTCCACACCTCGTAGAAGACCTCGGGCTCGAGGTGGATTTCCCCATCGATCTCCACCCAGTCCGCCCCTATATCCTCCAGAAATTCCTTCACTACCTCGAAGTTCATAGAACCACCATTCCTATATAGGTCACGGGAGGTTATATACCTATCGGAAACCCTCCCGGAATCTTTTAAAGTTACCCACCGAATCCTCCCGGGTGATGAAAAATGGCGAGGGTTACGGTCGATGCTCAGGCGGCGAGGGCCATAGAAAAGGGCGCGATGATCGTCTTTAAGAAGGGTGTGGTGAAGACCGAGGGCGATTTTAAGCCGGGGGATGTGGTGGAGGTATACACCCGCGGGGGCAGGTTTCTCGGAAAGGGCTTCGTCAATCCCGACTCCAACATCATGATCAGGCTCGTGACAAAGGACAGGGACACCAGAATCAACAAGGAACTGTTCCGAGAGAGGATCAGGAAGGCCAACGAGTACAGGAAAAAGGTTCTCGGCTACGATAGGGCCTACCGGATGGTTTACGGGGAAGCGGATTATCTGCCCGGCCTAATAGTTGACCGCTTCAACGAGATAGCCTCGATTCAAATCTCGAGCGTTGGGATGGAAAGGTTCAAGCTCGACGTTGCGGAGGCCATAATGGAAGCCGAGCCCGAGATAGAGACCGTCTTCGAAAAGAACACAGGCAGATCGAGGAGAAGGGAAGGGCTCCCGGAGGTAGAGCGAGTTCTCCTCGGTAAGGAGAAGTACAGGACAATAATACGGGAGGGTAAAGCCCGGTTCATCGTGGATATGAGGGGCCAGAAAACGGGTTTCTTCCTCGATCAAAGGGAGAACAGGATAGCCCTCGAGAAATACATCCGGCCTGGGATGAGGGTCCTCGACGTTTTCTCTTACACGGGCGGCTTCGCAATCCACGCCGCGGTGGCGGGTGCGGAGGAGGTAGTGGCCGTCGACAAATCCCCGTGGGCGATCGATATGGTAAAGGAGAACGCAAAGCTCAACGGGGTAAGCGACAGGATGAGGTACATCGTCGGCTCGGCCTTCGGGGTAATGGAGGAGATGATAAGGAAAGGGGAGAAGTTCGACGTGGTTATCCTCGATCCACCCGCCTTCGTTCAGCATGAGAAGGATCTAAAGAGGGGTTTGAGGGCCTACTTCAACATCAATTACTCCGGTCTTCAGCTCGTAAAGGATGGGGGTATCCTCGTAACCGCCTCCTGCTCCCAGCACGTCGATATGCAGGCCTTCAAGGACATGATCATAGCGGCATCGGCAAAGGCCGGAAAGTTCCTGAAACTGCTTGAGCCATACAGAACTCAGGCGCCCGATCATCCGATACTCATGGCGTCAAAGGACACCGAGTACCTTAAGGCCCTCTTCCTCTACGTGGAGGACATGAAGTAAATCAGAGCGTGCCTCCACCTCGTCCCGGCTTTAAATTTTACGTCCCTGACAGAATACCCAAGACCCTTCGCATGCTCAATCAGGGCATTGAGGAGCGCTTCTTTATCGGGTAGAAAGAGCGCTACCTTTCCGCCCGGCTTTAAGTAATCCACGGCTTCACCGAGGAGACGGTTTGAAAACTCTTCCCCGTAAGCTCCCCCTCCAACGCCCTCCCTCTCCGTTAGCACGCCTTTGGTTGGTCTCTCGTAGTACGGCGGGGCCGAGAAGATAACGTCGAACCTTTCCCCTTCGGGAACCACACCCCTGATTATCCCGCCGTCGCTTTTGATGAGCCTTATTCGGGCGTTGTTTTTTCTTATGTTCCTCCCCGCGTACTCGAAGAACTCCCCACCAAGCTCCGTCGCGGTGCCCCTGCAGTTGAAGAGCTTCTCCGCCATAAGCGCCATCATGGCCGTGTGCCCCGTTCCTATCTCCAGAACCTTTTCCCCACCGCGGAGAAAGGTTTTCAGAAAGATGTAGCGCGAGATCGGCGTCGTCACGAGCCCGCGAGGGTGGTAGTCTATATCCAGCCCGAAGAGTGCCCTCGCTATGGCCCTGTTGTAGAGTATCCGCGCCTCCCTCTTCGAGAGGTCGAGCCTTCCGCGGTCGTCGAGGTAAGCTTTGAGCTCTGGGAAAATTTTGACGGCCTCTCTAACCGGCAGTCCGAGCCTCCCATCCTTCCACAGTGACATGGGGAAAGGTAAGAGGAAGGGACTTAAAAGTTCATCCCCTCAGCTCTGTTAAAATCAAAGTCAAAGGAGGGCGAGGGCCGCCATAACCTTCGCGTCCTCCACCATGTTGTCTACCCGGGCGTACTCATCGGGCTGGTGGGCCATCTCGTCCAGGGTGGCCCATACCACGGCCGGAATGCCGAGCTTCCTGAAGTAGGCCGCGAACGTTCCGCCCCCTATTCCACCCACTATGGCCTCCCTTCCGCGGAGCTTCCTGAGGGCTTCCCTGAGGAGCTTCACGATCTCGCTGTCCTTTGGAGTGGGTTCCGGAGCGTCCAGACGCTGGAGGACCTCGAACTCAACCTCCGGGAGTACCTCCCCGTCGAACTCCTTCAGGTATCTGGCCTTTACTTCATCCACGAGCGCCTTCGCATCCCCCAGCACATCGTCTATTCTGTACCCGGGTAGAATCCTGCAGTCAAAAACCACCTCGTGCTCGCCAGGTGCTATATTCGGCGAACCCGCCGGATTCTTCACCATCGTCGGCTCAAAGGTGCTCTCCGGGGGATCAAAGAGGTCATCCCTCGCATTGTACCTTTCGTGGAAGAGCCTGTCGAGGTGATAAGCCAGATCGAGGGCGACGCGGTGGGCGTTGAGCCCTTTATCGGGCATGCTCGCGTGAACCTGCCTGCCCTTTACCCTTACCTTCAGCCACAGGATGCTCTTCTCCGCGACCTCTATGAAGGTTCCGTCCGGGTTCCCACCGTCTGGAACCAGAACGAGATCATCCTTTCTGAAGAGTTCGGGATGCTCCTTTAGGAGCCATTCGACGCCGTACTTACTGCCCGTTTCCTCGTCGCTGACGAAGGCGAGGATCACGCTTCTCTTCGGCCTTATCCCGAGGTTCATCAGAGCTCTGACCGCGTACAGGGAAGCCACCAGACTCTGCCCGTTGTCCTCGCTTCCCCGCCCGTAAACCTTACCGTCCCTGACGAGAGGTTTGAATGGTTCTGTGACAGTCCAGCCATCGCCGGGGGGAACGACATCAAGGTGCGTCAGAATCCAGATGCGCGGGCTTTTATCTCCATCCTGCCCGTAGTAGTAGGCCAGGATGCTCGGCCTTACCCCGTTCTTTGCCCTCTCATCGGGCGCGTTGTAGACCTCGACCCTATCGAAGGGCCAGTCCCTGATTATCTCAAGCAACTTCTGGGCCTTGTCGTACTCTCCTTCGTAGCCGTAGTCCGGGCTTATCGCCGGTATCTTTATGAGCTCCACGAGGGTTCTGACCATCTCATCCTGAAGTCTTTCCACCTCTTCGGATACCTTCCTGAGGGTCTCCTCCATGTCCATCACGACCCAAACTACCCTTCGTACCTTTTAAACTCAACCGTTCCCGCCATGGTCCCATGCAATGTCTTATATACCGGACCACCTATACCCCAATATCCGTAAAGGAAAAGGGGGTGTAGGGGTGATTGAGATAACCTTCCTCGGAAGCGGCGGCGGCAGGTTCATAACCATAACCCAGTTCCGTTCCACGGGTGGCTTCCACATCAGGGCCAGCAGGAACCTGTACGTTGACCCGGGACCTGGGGCGTTGATAAGGTCCTGGCGTTACAAGCTCGATCCCCGGAAGCTCGATGCCATATTCGTCTCCCACAGGCACGTTGATCACTGCAACGACCTTGAGGTGATGATAGAGGCCATGACGGGCGGTGCCCTCAAAAAGAGGGGGATGCTGATAGCTTCCAGAAGCGTCGTTCACGGCGACGAAAGCCACACTCCCGCTGTCAGCGGGTACTACCTCGACGTTCTTGAGAGCGTTCACATACCCGAACCCGGAAGCAGGATAAAACTCGGCGAAGAGGAGATGGTGATAACCCCCTCCCGCCACTCCGATCCAACGACCATAGGTTTCCGCATGAAAACCCGCTACGGTGACGTCTCTTACATCCCGGACACTGCCTACTTCGACGAGCTCCTGAAATGGCACGAGGGTTCAAGGGTTCTCATAGCCGCGGTAACGAGGCCGAGGGACATGGGGATTCCCTATCACCTGAGCACTGACGATGCGGTTGTGATGCTCAGGAAAATGACCCGCAGACCCGAGGTCCTCGTAATCAACCACATCGGGATGAAGATGCACTTCGCCAATCCCTACAAAGAGGCCCTCTACATAAAGAACCTCACGGGGGTTAAGACCTACGTTGCAAAGGAGGGCTTCAGGGTCATGATGGGGAAGGATGGAATATCCGTGAGAACCCTCAGACCCGCACGCTTCGTTTAACCTTTTTTCACCTCTTCAAGGGCCTTCCTAACCGTTCCGTAGGACATGCTGAACAGCTCGTCCCTCCTCCTCTCGTCCGGTGCCTCCACCACCACTCTCACCTTCGGTTCGGTGCCGCTTGGCCTCACCAGAACCCACGAGCGATCCGTCAGGTTGAAGCGATAGCCTGAAATCGTCAGCACCTCCCTTATCTCCCCTTCAAGTTTCTCCGCAAGCTCCTTCCCTGCTCTCTCCACGACCTTTTCCTTCAGCTCATCCGGGCACTCAACGTTCTTCTTTGTGAGATAGTAGCGGGGTATCTCCTCCTCGATTATCCTTGAGAGCGGACCCCTCTCGTCTATCATCTTTATGAGGAGACCCATCGTAACGAAGCTGTCTATCCACGGACCGAAGGCGGGGTGGACGAGCTTCCACGGTTCCGCCGCGAATATGGCCCCATGGTTCCTTATCCCGTCGTGTGGCTGGCCTAGGGGAATCCTCACGACCCTTCCGCCGGCTTTCTCAACGACCTCGTCGATCCTCGAACCCGTGTCTATGGACACGACCACGGTTCCCCCTCCGGCTTCCTCAACGTAGCGCTTCGCAAAGAGGGCTATCAGCGAGTCCTCGAGCACGTAGTTCCCCCTCTCGTCAAAAACCGCTATCCTATCGGCGTCCCCGTCCTGTGCTATGACCAGATCCACTCCGAGCTCCCTCGCCAGCCTTCCGAGGTAGGCTATGTTCTCGTACCTCGGCTCGGGCTTCCTGCCGGGGAAGTGGCCGTCGGGATGGGCGTTGACGCTTATCACCCTCGCCCCCATCTCCCTGAGCAGGTAGGGTGCCAGAACGCTACCGGCCCCGTTCGCACCGTCGTAGAGGACCTTCAGCTTCGTCTCGTGGTCAACGAACTCCAGAACCGTCCCTATGTAGTCCTCCACAACGTCCAGAGGCTTTAGGCTTTTTATCTCGTTCCATTCGGCTTTTCTGAAATTCCCTGAGAAGTAGAGCTCCTCGAGTTCCCCCTCCTGCTCGACGTAGAACTCGGTCCCGTCACCGTTGAACACCTTTATCCCGTTGTCGGTGGGCGGGTTGTGGGAGGCCGTTACCATAACACCGGCATCGCCGTGCTCCCGCGTCGCCCATGCGAGGGCGGGCGTTGGGATCAGGCCGGCATCAAGAACCTCCATACCGCTCGCCAGAAGCCCGGCTATCAGGGCGTTCCTTAGCATGATACTCGAGGTCCTCCCGTCCCTGCCGACCACGGCCCTTCCGGATCTGTAGGTGCCGATGGCCATCCCCAGCCTGAGGGCCATCTCCGGGGTTACCTTCTCCCACAGCCTTCCCCTTATGCCAGCCGTTCCGAAGAGCCTCATACCACCACCGTAACGGATTGGAAGACGTTTTAAATAGGTTTGGTGGTGTACACGGCCAGTCCACGGTAGTTCACGAGCCTCATTCCCCGGGGCATCGTGTCCCCGCTCAACGGGAGGATGTACACCGGGACTCCCAGCATCACCCCAAGCCTCAGGATCGCGGGAACCGTCTCGGGCGTGGGTCTTATGGAATAGATCCCCCGGGGATTCCCGTACAGCTCCACCCTCGGGTTGAAGACGTCATCCCTGACGGCCCTTATCCCGAGTTCTTCGGCCTTCCGGACTGACTCCGGGTTCCAGTCGACGGCCAGAACGTCGTAGCCAAGGTCCCTGAGGCGAAGGGCCACGTCGAACTGGAAGCCTATACCGATCTCGACGACCCTTCCCCTTGGAATCTCCTCCTTAAGAAAATCCGCGAAGTCCCTTAGTGGCATGGAAAAACATGGAAAAAAGGGTTTAAAAAGGTTCAGAAGATGGCTTTTCCGTTTTCTTTTCTGAAGACGTGGGCCTTGTTCAAATCAAAAACCACGTCAATCTCCTGCCCTTCCCTGATCTTCGACTCCGACGGTAGAGACGCGAGGAAAACCACCCCACCAACGCGCAGATGCGCTATCTTCTCACTCCCCAAGTTCTCCACGATATCCACTTCAGCGGTCACCATGTTCTCCCCCGGAATCTTCACTTCGGCGAACATGGCATCGTAAATATCCTCCGGGCGAACCCCGAAGATCACCTCCCTCCCCACGAGGTTCTCCTCCTCAAGCACTTCAAACTGCCCCGGAAGCAGTTTAAGCCTGAAGTCGCCGAAGTCGACAAAGCCTTCCGGAGTTAGGGTGGCATCGATGAAGTTCATTGGCGGCGAACCAATGAACCCGGCCACGAAGGTGTTGGCGGGTTTATTGTAAACCTCATCGGGCGTTCCAACCTGCTGGAGCACTCCAGCGTTAATCACCGCAACCCTGTCGCCCATCGTCATGGCCTCAACCTGATCGTGAGTCACGTAAATCGTCGTGACGTCAAGCTGTTTCTGGAGCCTTTTGAGTTCGGCGCGCATTTTGACCCTAAGCTTAGCGTCAAGGTTGCTCAACGGCTCGTCCATGAGAAAGGCTTGAGGCTTCCTAACAATAGCCCTGCC
The window above is part of the Thermococcus sp. P6 genome. Proteins encoded here:
- a CDS encoding M20 family metallo-hydrolase — translated: MEETLRKVSEEVERLQDEMVRTLVELIKIPAISPDYGYEGEYDKAQKLLEIIRDWPFDRVEVYNAPDERAKNGVRPSILAYYYGQDGDKSPRIWILTHLDVVPPGDGWTVTEPFKPLVRDGKVYGRGSEDNGQSLVASLYAVRALMNLGIRPKRSVILAFVSDEETGSKYGVEWLLKEHPELFRKDDLVLVPDGGNPDGTFIEVAEKSILWLKVRVKGRQVHASMPDKGLNAHRVALDLAYHLDRLFHERYNARDDLFDPPESTFEPTMVKNPAGSPNIAPGEHEVVFDCRILPGYRIDDVLGDAKALVDEVKARYLKEFDGEVLPEVEFEVLQRLDAPEPTPKDSEIVKLLREALRKLRGREAIVGGIGGGTFAAYFRKLGIPAVVWATLDEMAHQPDEYARVDNMVEDAKVMAALALL
- a CDS encoding MBL fold metallo-hydrolase, whose translation is MIEITFLGSGGGRFITITQFRSTGGFHIRASRNLYVDPGPGALIRSWRYKLDPRKLDAIFVSHRHVDHCNDLEVMIEAMTGGALKKRGMLIASRSVVHGDESHTPAVSGYYLDVLESVHIPEPGSRIKLGEEEMVITPSRHSDPTTIGFRMKTRYGDVSYIPDTAYFDELLKWHEGSRVLIAAVTRPRDMGIPYHLSTDDAVVMLRKMTRRPEVLVINHIGMKMHFANPYKEALYIKNLTGVKTYVAKEGFRVMMGKDGISVRTLRPARFV
- a CDS encoding class I SAM-dependent rRNA methyltransferase, with the translated sequence MARVTVDAQAARAIEKGAMIVFKKGVVKTEGDFKPGDVVEVYTRGGRFLGKGFVNPDSNIMIRLVTKDRDTRINKELFRERIRKANEYRKKVLGYDRAYRMVYGEADYLPGLIVDRFNEIASIQISSVGMERFKLDVAEAIMEAEPEIETVFEKNTGRSRRREGLPEVERVLLGKEKYRTIIREGKARFIVDMRGQKTGFFLDQRENRIALEKYIRPGMRVLDVFSYTGGFAIHAAVAGAEEVVAVDKSPWAIDMVKENAKLNGVSDRMRYIVGSAFGVMEEMIRKGEKFDVVILDPPAFVQHEKDLKRGLRAYFNINYSGLQLVKDGGILVTASCSQHVDMQAFKDMIIAASAKAGKFLKLLEPYRTQAPDHPILMASKDTEYLKALFLYVEDMK
- a CDS encoding ATPase domain-containing protein, whose translation is MVTVKRVKSGIPGFDDLIEGGFPEGTTVLVTGPTGSGKTTFGVQFVYRGVSEYNEPGVIVSLEERARDLRREMQTFGWDIEKYEKERKLAIIDGVSTVVGLPSEEQYVLEGNLNAEDFLRYIYRVVKAVDAKRLFIDSIPSIAFRLQNEGDIRKVLLQLNTILLEMGVTSILTTEAPDPERGRISRYGVEEYISRGVVILGFMEKEVELKRYLMIRKMRETKHSMKKYPFEITEEGIVVYPSGEVY
- the priL gene encoding DNA primase large subunit PriL encodes the protein MLDPFGDKARRLVEEEFGGISRLLSVIPSYVEMKDALKRVSWVGSGKIPEDLVEMDDVQDLLTFYALLGALAFAPYGIEMELVKEASLRLYSERLRRAGEIGGTSMGLEKTVKEEIPPRDRAIIERTHHREIPPAEREAMRLKYRMHLGRFLELWEGGLKEVYIRRGYAYLTWDQALKLWKRSFERNLERAVNLLYEVREEVPDYYRRLYEALGEIAREYFKDRLEKMGSVEAQPLRFELFPPCVKIALGGVPSGLRNYAITVLLTSFLSYARLCPNPPGRDVRVRDCVRDLSVIEKEILPIIIEAGNRCSPPLFEDQPQEIKNIWYHLGFGLTDKPSLEDSGNSPWYFPPNCSKIRANAPQLCKPDAHCRNIKNPLSYYIRRLYLEKKGKEKGGEEDG
- the priS gene encoding DNA primase catalytic subunit PriS; its protein translation is MAELFREVTKRERKLYYSKEWDAKKLPEFIIETLREREFGFDHTGGGPSDRKNVFMDVRDLEDYVKMTAPYAVYSSVALYKEPAEMSGWRGAELVFDIDAKDLPLRRCSHIHEHGRVCPLCLEDAKELAKDTLIVLKEDFGFENVHVVYSGRGYHVRVLDDWALALDGKAREKVLSYVSAAERITREDVESRRIMLSSGYYRTFRLRFGYFIRRINENHLLNVGLSGTQIRRIIENRESIYEGFVRKGLLTAFPKGIKPEKLVGLFSLSSTFSKAYFDGRVTVDVKRILRVPSTLHSKAGFVATYIGSDEGKLERFDPFRHAVPEFRRKEVREAYDEWIEQHGGDVPARGS
- a CDS encoding RlmF-related methyltransferase; its protein translation is MSLWKDGRLGLPVREAVKIFPELKAYLDDRGRLDLSKREARILYNRAIARALFGLDIDYHPRGLVTTPISRYIFLKTFLRGGEKVLEIGTGHTAMMALMAEKLFNCRGTATELGGEFFEYAGRNIRKNNARIRLIKSDGGIIRGVVPEGERFDVIFSAPPYYERPTKGVLTEREGVGGGAYGEEFSNRLLGEAVDYLKPGGKVALFLPDKEALLNALIEHAKGLGYSVRDVKFKAGTRWRHALIYFMSST
- a CDS encoding DUF5748 family protein, translated to MNFEVVKEFLEDIGADWVEIDGEIHLEPEVFYEVWKYLGEPDLKTYTLEEEVVEPGSYDPPERKYVDVKKVRIKKAYFTTLDNRKVVTDYRELQRIMNEKLV
- a CDS encoding DUF61 family protein, with translation MPMDEEVIVREMARVNLHLPAVRPTLELLLKAEDPMVRLRDGSYHHFRRSELEYLLSLLDSGEEKKLRLPIVLEISSLHRGYFRVRGRTEVKVIDRILDTYDLLEEKAEELYPRYLLPKVRRTLPTTTTYAFITE